One part of the Pandoraea faecigallinarum genome encodes these proteins:
- the thiD gene encoding bifunctional hydroxymethylpyrimidine kinase/phosphomethylpyrimidine kinase yields the protein MHTESPPILLTFGLSDPTSATGVQADLLTFASMGGYGVSVLTGYSSQDSRACDDVQPIDPDWIADQARMLLEDMPVAAFKVGSAVNADNVAAIAEIVADYDETPLVVSPDFGLAGEHLLSADELREATASLLVPQASVLVVSPASAVALAQTITENENLSQDEAVSVLLENGCEFVLVSDGNAPQFTHTLYSDGGVVREDAWDRPPHNVAGAIDTLAAAVTAMLANGLAVPEAVREAQEYLQQVLENAFRPGMGRHFPDRFFWARAEDAEQDSASPQA from the coding sequence ATGCACACTGAATCCCCACCCATTCTGCTGACCTTCGGACTTTCCGACCCCACTTCGGCAACCGGCGTTCAGGCCGACCTGCTCACCTTCGCGAGCATGGGCGGCTATGGCGTGTCGGTCCTCACCGGCTATTCCTCGCAGGACTCACGCGCGTGCGACGACGTGCAACCCATCGATCCCGACTGGATTGCCGATCAGGCGCGCATGCTGCTCGAAGACATGCCCGTGGCGGCTTTCAAGGTCGGCAGCGCCGTGAATGCCGATAACGTGGCCGCCATCGCCGAGATCGTGGCCGATTACGACGAAACGCCGCTCGTTGTCTCGCCCGACTTCGGACTCGCGGGCGAACATCTGCTCTCGGCGGACGAGCTGCGCGAAGCAACGGCCAGCCTGCTCGTGCCGCAGGCGAGTGTGCTCGTGGTGAGCCCGGCGAGCGCCGTCGCGCTGGCACAGACCATCACCGAGAACGAAAACCTCTCGCAGGATGAGGCCGTGTCCGTACTGCTGGAGAACGGCTGCGAATTCGTGCTGGTAAGCGACGGCAACGCGCCGCAGTTCACGCACACGTTGTACAGCGACGGCGGCGTGGTTCGTGAGGACGCCTGGGATCGTCCGCCTCACAACGTGGCGGGCGCCATCGACACGCTCGCCGCTGCCGTCACCGCCATGCTTGCCAACGGTCTTGCGGTGCCGGAGGCCGTGCGCGAGGCCCAGGAGTACTTGCAGCAGGTGCTGGAGAATGCGTTCCGCCCCGGCATGGGACGGCACTTTCCCGATCGTTTTTTCTGGGCGCGCGCCGAAGACGCCGAGCAGGACAGCGCCTCGCCGCAGGCATGA
- the sucD gene encoding succinate--CoA ligase subunit alpha — protein MSILINKDTKVITQGITGKTGQFHTRMCREYANGKNAFVAGVNPKKAGEDFEGIPIYGSVKDAKEQTGATVSVIYVPPAGAAAAIWEAVEADLDLAICITEGIPVRDMIEVKDRMRREGRKTLLLGPNCPGVITPDELKIGIMPGHIHKKGRIGVVSRSGTLTYEAVGQLTALGLGQSSAVGIGGDPINGLKHIDVMKMFNDDPETDAVIMIGEIGGPDEAAAAEWIKGNMKKPVVGFIAGVTAPPGKRMGHAGALISGGADTAEAKLAIMDACGIKVTRNPSEMGRLLKAAL, from the coding sequence ATGTCGATTCTGATCAACAAAGACACCAAGGTCATCACCCAGGGTATCACTGGCAAAACCGGCCAGTTCCATACCCGCATGTGCCGCGAATACGCGAACGGCAAGAACGCATTTGTCGCCGGCGTGAACCCGAAGAAAGCTGGCGAAGACTTCGAGGGCATTCCGATTTACGGTTCGGTGAAGGATGCGAAGGAACAAACCGGCGCGACCGTCTCGGTGATCTACGTGCCGCCCGCAGGCGCCGCCGCTGCCATCTGGGAAGCTGTCGAAGCGGACCTGGACCTGGCGATCTGTATCACGGAAGGTATCCCCGTGCGTGACATGATCGAAGTGAAGGACCGTATGCGTCGCGAAGGTCGCAAGACCCTGCTGCTCGGCCCGAACTGCCCGGGCGTCATCACGCCGGACGAACTGAAGATCGGCATCATGCCGGGTCACATCCACAAGAAGGGGCGCATCGGCGTGGTGTCGCGCTCGGGCACCCTGACGTACGAAGCCGTGGGCCAGCTGACCGCTCTGGGTCTGGGCCAGTCGAGCGCCGTCGGTATCGGTGGCGACCCGATCAACGGTCTGAAGCACATCGACGTCATGAAGATGTTCAACGACGATCCGGAAACGGACGCCGTCATCATGATCGGTGAAATCGGTGGTCCGGACGAAGCCGCCGCCGCCGAGTGGATCAAGGGCAACATGAAGAAGCCGGTCGTCGGCTTCATCGCGGGCGTGACAGCGCCTCCGGGCAAGCGCATGGGCCACGCCGGCGCGCTGATCTCGGGCGGTGCCGATACGGCCGAAGCCAAGCTGGCCATCATGGACGCCTGCGGCATCAAGGTGACGCGCAACCCGTCGGAAATGGGCCGTCTGCTCAAGGCAGCCCTGTAA
- a CDS encoding DUF2889 domain-containing protein yields the protein MPLSAPASRTLRHRRTIAVEAYSREDGLWDIEARLTDHKDRDFALATGLRKEGTPIHELWLRLTIDEAFEVHDAEAVSDWVPYPGICDQIGPEYRQLIGLNLRRGFRRGVRERLGGAAGCTHLTELCSVLPTAAIQAFAGVVIDTPDTALKAANDAEDSAPPFQLGHCHALRFDGEAVRRFYPRWFNGRANDRANEPTTPVTSEAVRDEASTRKLEPKLPTQQEGNHA from the coding sequence ATGCCGCTCTCCGCGCCTGCCTCTCGTACCTTGCGTCACCGTCGCACGATCGCTGTTGAAGCGTATTCGCGCGAGGATGGCCTATGGGACATCGAAGCCCGTCTCACCGATCACAAGGATCGGGATTTTGCATTGGCGACCGGCCTTCGCAAGGAAGGCACGCCGATTCATGAGCTATGGCTGCGATTGACGATCGACGAAGCGTTCGAGGTGCATGACGCCGAAGCCGTTTCCGATTGGGTGCCTTATCCCGGTATTTGCGATCAGATTGGACCAGAATATCGTCAGTTGATCGGACTTAACCTGCGGCGGGGCTTCCGGCGCGGGGTTCGCGAGCGACTTGGCGGTGCCGCGGGTTGTACCCATCTGACCGAACTTTGCAGTGTCCTGCCTACCGCAGCGATTCAGGCCTTCGCCGGCGTGGTGATCGATACGCCCGATACCGCGCTCAAGGCCGCCAACGATGCCGAAGATTCGGCACCTCCTTTCCAACTCGGACATTGTCACGCCCTGCGGTTTGATGGCGAGGCGGTGCGCCGGTTTTACCCGCGCTGGTTCAACGGCCGCGCAAACGATCGAGCGAACGAGCCCACGACGCCCGTCACATCAGAAGCGGTGCGCGATGAGGCCTCGACTCGCAAGCTCGAACCCAAACTTCCAACTCAGCAAGAAGGGAATCACGCATGA
- the sucC gene encoding ADP-forming succinate--CoA ligase subunit beta, with protein sequence MKIHEYQGKEILRKFGVAVPRGIPAFSVDEAVKAAEELGGPVWVVKAQIHAGGRGKGGGVKVAKSIEQVREYAGQILGMQLVTHQTGPEGQKVNRLLIEEGADIHNELYVSLVVDRVTQKIVLMGSSEGGMDIEEVAEKHPELIHHVVIDPSVGLTDAQADDFAKKISVPDASVPQARTILQGLYKAFWETDASLAEINPLNVSKNGTVTALDAKFNFDSNALFRHPEIVAYRDLDEEDPAEVEASKFDLAYISLDGNIGCLVNGAGLAMATMDTIKLFGGEPANFLDVGGGATAEKVTEAFKIMLKNPNLTAILVNIFGGIMRCDVIAEGVITASKAVSLKVPLVVRMKGTNEDLGKKMLAESGLPIISADSMEEAAQKVVAAAAGK encoded by the coding sequence ATGAAGATTCATGAGTATCAAGGCAAGGAAATCCTCCGGAAATTCGGAGTCGCGGTGCCCCGCGGCATTCCGGCGTTTTCCGTGGACGAGGCCGTGAAGGCAGCCGAAGAACTCGGCGGTCCGGTTTGGGTGGTCAAGGCCCAGATTCACGCAGGCGGTCGCGGCAAGGGCGGCGGCGTGAAGGTTGCCAAGTCGATCGAGCAAGTGCGCGAATACGCCGGCCAGATCCTCGGCATGCAACTGGTCACGCACCAGACGGGCCCGGAAGGTCAGAAGGTCAATCGCCTGCTGATCGAAGAAGGCGCCGACATCCACAACGAACTGTACGTCAGCCTGGTGGTTGACCGCGTCACGCAGAAGATCGTGCTGATGGGTTCGAGCGAAGGCGGCATGGACATCGAAGAAGTCGCCGAAAAGCACCCGGAACTGATCCACCATGTCGTGATCGATCCGTCGGTCGGCCTGACGGACGCGCAAGCCGACGACTTCGCCAAGAAGATCAGCGTGCCGGACGCCTCGGTGCCGCAAGCCCGCACGATCCTCCAGGGTCTGTACAAGGCCTTCTGGGAAACGGACGCTTCGCTGGCCGAAATCAACCCGCTGAATGTCAGCAAGAACGGTACGGTCACGGCCCTGGACGCCAAGTTCAACTTCGACTCGAACGCACTGTTCCGTCATCCGGAAATCGTCGCTTACCGCGATCTGGACGAAGAAGATCCGGCTGAAGTCGAAGCCTCGAAGTTCGATCTCGCGTACATCTCGCTCGACGGCAACATCGGCTGTCTGGTGAACGGTGCCGGTCTGGCCATGGCCACGATGGACACCATCAAGCTGTTCGGCGGCGAGCCGGCCAACTTCCTGGACGTGGGCGGTGGCGCCACGGCGGAAAAGGTGACCGAAGCGTTCAAGATCATGCTGAAGAACCCGAACCTGACGGCCATTCTGGTCAACATCTTCGGCGGCATCATGCGTTGCGACGTGATCGCCGAAGGCGTGATCACCGCATCGAAGGCTGTTTCGCTGAAGGTGCCGCTCGTCGTGCGCATGAAGGGCACGAACGAAGACCTGGGCAAGAAGATGCTCGCCGAGTCCGGCCTGCCGATCATCTCTGCGGACAGCATGGAAGAAGCTGCCCAGAAGGTTGTCGCGGCTGCCGCAGGCAAGTAA
- a CDS encoding O-antigen ligase family protein, whose amino-acid sequence MFPPLLLSMIGLTVALIWASPYNLVKHTYPISTFYSEALTFSLFALLGVLSMIAVWQRDARALRMPRVTWMPLAFVAVVLIQRATIPTELPQLMMTALLYGVAMIVAVNAGYWLAQLGWRSVLMRWSAVALTLGGLYAVGAQIVQAFHLEAQVPWLVAKYTVSVARRLFGNMYQPNHLATYLSLASAGAFYLWYRRKLPAWALLVACAAFDIGICLTGSRTPWLQLALLSTFGLWLVWTERSEPARSMRRSMRWFVPVALLPMLGLMTLFVGWANLAWGLQLDGSAVARMQQAGQVAGRLNLWEYGLAIFREHWFFGAGWSNYIDAQFALVDKLGPVEMADNAHNVLLDLLAKTGVVGTLAVLVPLAFWFARAIRGIKAAPIAIAFVLLGMLAIHALLEYPQHYAFFLLPAMFLLGFCETKPIESVSPTATGAVNGVIVLFACVAIPWLYHDYQRVEVAYRAGKIEAYRTDPALFFAPYGDYAVTGALYLNRDQLDEKLAAHREALALGAGPTMIKRYIVLLALAGRDDEALQDIQRLKNYNMRIFDGQYAALVRMLRAQGDDLKPFVKRVIEVWGRPKGESDEDAMIVPPEVAHRLT is encoded by the coding sequence TTGTTTCCTCCTTTGCTTCTCTCGATGATCGGGCTCACGGTGGCCTTGATCTGGGCTTCGCCCTACAACCTTGTCAAGCACACCTATCCGATCTCCACGTTTTATTCGGAAGCGCTGACGTTTTCGCTGTTCGCGTTGCTGGGCGTGCTCTCGATGATCGCCGTGTGGCAACGCGATGCGCGGGCGCTGCGCATGCCGCGCGTTACCTGGATGCCACTAGCCTTCGTGGCGGTAGTGCTGATTCAGCGCGCGACGATTCCGACCGAATTGCCGCAGTTGATGATGACGGCGCTGCTCTACGGCGTTGCAATGATCGTCGCGGTCAACGCCGGTTACTGGCTCGCGCAGCTGGGCTGGCGCAGCGTGCTCATGCGCTGGAGCGCCGTGGCGCTGACGCTTGGCGGTCTATACGCTGTCGGCGCGCAGATCGTGCAGGCGTTTCACCTCGAGGCGCAGGTGCCGTGGCTGGTGGCGAAGTACACCGTGAGCGTGGCTCGCCGATTGTTCGGCAACATGTACCAGCCGAATCATCTGGCGACGTATCTGTCGCTCGCGAGCGCCGGTGCGTTCTACCTCTGGTATCGGCGCAAGTTGCCGGCATGGGCGTTGCTCGTCGCGTGTGCCGCGTTCGATATCGGCATCTGCCTGACGGGGTCGCGCACGCCGTGGCTGCAACTGGCATTGCTCTCGACCTTCGGCTTGTGGCTCGTGTGGACCGAGCGAAGCGAGCCGGCGCGCAGTATGCGCCGTTCGATGCGCTGGTTTGTGCCCGTTGCGCTGCTGCCGATGCTCGGCCTGATGACGCTGTTCGTCGGCTGGGCGAATCTGGCGTGGGGGCTGCAACTCGACGGCAGCGCCGTGGCGCGCATGCAGCAGGCCGGGCAGGTGGCGGGCCGCCTGAATCTGTGGGAATACGGGCTGGCGATTTTCCGCGAGCACTGGTTCTTCGGCGCGGGTTGGTCCAACTACATCGATGCGCAGTTTGCGCTGGTCGACAAGCTCGGCCCGGTGGAAATGGCAGATAACGCGCACAACGTGCTGCTCGATTTGCTTGCGAAGACGGGCGTTGTCGGAACACTGGCGGTGTTGGTGCCGCTGGCGTTCTGGTTTGCGCGTGCGATTCGGGGCATCAAGGCGGCGCCGATCGCCATCGCCTTCGTTCTGCTGGGCATGCTCGCAATTCACGCCTTGCTTGAGTATCCGCAGCATTACGCGTTCTTCCTGCTGCCGGCCATGTTCCTGCTCGGTTTTTGCGAGACGAAGCCGATCGAGAGCGTGTCGCCGACGGCGACTGGCGCGGTCAATGGCGTCATCGTGCTGTTCGCGTGCGTGGCGATCCCATGGCTATATCACGACTATCAGCGTGTCGAAGTGGCCTATCGCGCGGGCAAGATCGAGGCGTATCGCACCGATCCGGCATTATTCTTCGCGCCATACGGCGATTACGCGGTCACGGGGGCGCTTTACCTCAATCGCGATCAGCTCGACGAAAAGCTGGCCGCGCATCGCGAGGCGCTGGCGCTGGGTGCCGGGCCGACCATGATCAAGCGCTACATCGTCCTGCTCGCGCTGGCCGGCCGCGACGACGAGGCATTGCAGGATATTCAGCGCCTGAAGAACTACAACATGCGAATCTTCGACGGACAATATGCCGCCCTGGTGCGCATGCTGCGCGCTCAGGGCGACGACCTCAAGCCATTCGTCAAGCGTGTCATCGAGGTGTGGGGGCGTCCCAAGGGAGAGTCGGATGAGGACGCGATGATCGTGCCGCCTGAGGTGGCGCACCGTTTGACTTAA
- a CDS encoding pilin, protein MRRFGHRTTGLAKSRGFTLIELMIVLAIIGVLVTAGVPYLQNYLVRARVVEGLGAAASAKALVSENAMHGAPFNSGWQAPSATDNVSGVSIDSVSGNVTVAYTQRAGDGALVLVPTSTGASGKPESLSVGKAPEGQIVWTCYAQGREGAPNGATLPGKLAPPECRGEAATKGA, encoded by the coding sequence ATGCGTCGTTTCGGCCACCGGACAACCGGTCTCGCCAAGTCCCGGGGTTTCACCCTGATCGAACTGATGATCGTGTTGGCGATCATCGGTGTGCTGGTCACGGCTGGAGTTCCGTATTTGCAGAATTATCTGGTGCGCGCACGTGTCGTCGAAGGCCTGGGCGCAGCGGCCTCGGCCAAGGCGCTCGTGAGCGAGAACGCCATGCACGGCGCGCCGTTCAACAGCGGCTGGCAAGCGCCTAGCGCGACGGACAACGTGAGCGGTGTGAGCATCGACTCCGTGAGCGGCAATGTCACGGTGGCATACACGCAGCGGGCCGGCGACGGCGCGCTCGTGCTGGTGCCCACGAGTACCGGCGCGAGCGGCAAGCCGGAATCGCTGAGCGTCGGCAAGGCGCCGGAAGGTCAGATCGTCTGGACGTGTTATGCGCAGGGCCGCGAGGGCGCGCCGAACGGCGCTACGCTGCCCGGGAAGCTGGCACCGCCGGAGTGCCGCGGCGAGGCGGCGACCAAGGGGGCCTGA
- a CDS encoding response regulator transcription factor, which produces MRILIAEDDSILADALTRSLRQGGYAVDHVKTGLEADSALSAQTFDLLILDLGLPRLPGHEVLRRLRARNSHLPVLILTASDSVDARVKGLDLGADDYMAKPFALAELEARVRALTRRGAGGGSTVIRHGPLSFDQVGRTAYIHEQMLDLSARELELLEVLLLRTGRLVSKEQLVDHLCGWGEEVSNNAIEVYMHRLRKKIEPSGVRIATIRGLGYCLEKPAAAPANAA; this is translated from the coding sequence ATGCGAATTCTCATCGCAGAGGATGACAGCATTCTGGCCGACGCCCTGACCCGCTCGCTGCGTCAGGGGGGCTACGCCGTCGATCACGTGAAGACGGGGCTCGAAGCGGACTCCGCTCTCTCCGCCCAGACGTTCGACCTGCTGATTCTCGACCTTGGTCTGCCTCGCCTGCCCGGTCACGAAGTGCTGCGCCGGCTGCGCGCCCGCAATTCCCATTTGCCCGTACTGATCCTGACGGCATCCGACAGCGTCGACGCCCGCGTAAAGGGTCTCGATCTCGGTGCTGACGACTATATGGCCAAGCCCTTCGCGCTTGCCGAGCTCGAAGCGCGTGTACGGGCGCTGACCCGGCGCGGCGCGGGCGGCGGCTCGACAGTCATCCGCCACGGTCCGCTGAGTTTCGATCAGGTCGGACGCACCGCTTACATCCATGAGCAGATGCTCGACCTGTCCGCGCGCGAACTCGAATTGCTCGAAGTCCTGCTGCTGCGTACCGGCAGACTCGTCTCGAAGGAGCAATTGGTCGATCATTTGTGCGGTTGGGGCGAGGAGGTGAGCAACAACGCCATCGAGGTCTACATGCACCGGCTTCGCAAGAAGATCGAGCCGAGCGGCGTACGCATCGCTACGATCCGCGGCCTGGGGTATTGTCTGGAGAAGCCCGCAGCGGCGCCCGCCAACGCCGCCTGA
- a CDS encoding TerC family protein — protein MLAFFAELNWAAVAQIIMIDILLGGDNAVVIALACRNLPAKQRLQGIVWGTVGAIVLRVILIAFAVTLLAVPYLKAVGGLLLLWIGTKLLVPDHDAHDSVKPADKLWTAIKTIIIADLVMSIDNVIAIAGAAEGAADHHQLPLVIFGLLVSIPLIVWGSQLVLKALDRFPVIVMAGAALLGWIAGGLIVTDPGVGHLLHLPGDAAKYTHYVAAATGALFVLVVGLTLKRRSEARQTGATSSK, from the coding sequence ATGCTTGCGTTTTTTGCCGAGCTGAACTGGGCCGCCGTGGCTCAGATCATCATGATCGACATCCTGCTGGGTGGCGACAACGCCGTGGTGATCGCGCTCGCCTGCCGCAATCTGCCGGCCAAGCAACGGTTGCAAGGCATCGTCTGGGGGACGGTCGGGGCCATCGTATTGCGCGTGATCCTGATCGCGTTCGCCGTGACGCTGCTCGCGGTGCCCTATCTCAAGGCGGTCGGCGGGTTGTTGCTGCTCTGGATCGGTACCAAGCTGCTGGTGCCGGACCATGACGCGCACGACAGCGTGAAACCGGCCGACAAGCTCTGGACGGCGATCAAGACCATCATCATTGCCGATCTGGTGATGAGCATCGACAACGTGATTGCGATTGCCGGGGCGGCCGAAGGCGCCGCGGATCACCATCAACTGCCGCTCGTCATCTTCGGTCTGCTCGTGAGCATTCCGCTGATCGTGTGGGGTTCGCAGCTCGTGCTCAAGGCGCTGGACCGCTTCCCGGTCATCGTGATGGCGGGCGCTGCGCTGTTGGGCTGGATCGCCGGCGGTCTGATCGTGACGGACCCGGGCGTTGGCCACCTATTGCATTTACCCGGCGATGCGGCGAAATACACCCATTACGTGGCGGCGGCGACCGGTGCGCTATTCGTTCTTGTCGTGGGTCTGACGCTCAAGCGTCGCAGCGAAGCCCGGCAAACGGGTGCAACCTCTTCGAAATAA
- the recX gene encoding recombination regulator RecX, translated as MISRRPPRDPNAPPPPPGDEAVAVKKSRKPAPSLKGRALSYLARREYSRAELRRKLTPYVDAGDPEALDRVLDTLEQERWLSNSRFADSVVNRRASRMGTTRIVGELKQHQVDAETVAAISEQLRETELARARAVWQKKFGEVATTPEARAKQMRFLAARGFSRTVISKIVRGADEFSDDC; from the coding sequence ATGATCAGTCGTCGTCCTCCCCGCGACCCGAATGCGCCGCCGCCCCCGCCGGGGGACGAGGCCGTTGCGGTCAAAAAATCTCGCAAGCCCGCGCCGAGTCTGAAAGGCCGTGCGTTGTCCTATCTCGCGCGTCGCGAGTACAGTCGCGCGGAACTGCGTCGCAAGCTTACGCCGTACGTGGATGCCGGGGACCCCGAAGCACTGGATCGCGTGCTCGATACCCTTGAACAGGAACGCTGGCTGTCGAACTCGCGGTTCGCGGACAGTGTGGTGAACCGTCGCGCGTCGCGCATGGGCACAACACGCATTGTCGGCGAGCTCAAACAACATCAGGTCGACGCGGAGACCGTCGCCGCGATTTCGGAGCAACTGCGCGAGACCGAACTGGCGCGCGCCCGTGCCGTCTGGCAGAAGAAGTTCGGCGAAGTCGCCACGACCCCGGAAGCGCGTGCCAAACAGATGCGCTTTCTGGCGGCTCGTGGCTTCTCGCGTACCGTTATCAGCAAAATCGTGCGGGGCGCCGACGAATTTTCGGACGATTGCTGA
- the recA gene encoding recombinase RecA, producing the protein MEESKKGSANLSAEKGKALAAALAQIEKQFGKGSIMRLGDGEVEADIQVVSTGSLGLDIALGVGGLPRGRVIEIYGPESSGKTTLTLQVVAEMQKIGGTCAFIDAEHALDVGYASKLGVSVPDLLISQPDTGEQALEIADALVRSGSIDLIIIDSVAALVPKAEIEGEMGDSLPGLQARLMSQALRKLTGTIKRTNCTVIFINQIRMKIGVMFGNPETTTGGNALKFYSSVRLDIRRIGSIKKGDEVVGNETRVKVVKNKVSPPFREAIFDILYGQGISREGEIIDLGVNAKIVEKAGAWYSYNGEKIGQGKDNAREFLRENPDIAHEIENKVRASLGVTAINETGEIEEDDEA; encoded by the coding sequence ATGGAAGAAAGCAAGAAAGGGTCTGCCAATCTGTCGGCCGAGAAAGGCAAGGCGCTCGCCGCCGCCCTCGCGCAGATCGAGAAGCAATTCGGCAAGGGCTCGATCATGCGTCTGGGCGACGGCGAGGTCGAAGCGGACATCCAGGTCGTCTCCACGGGCTCTCTGGGTCTGGACATCGCGCTTGGCGTCGGTGGTCTGCCGCGCGGTCGTGTGATCGAGATCTACGGTCCGGAATCGTCGGGTAAGACCACGCTCACGCTGCAAGTCGTGGCGGAAATGCAGAAGATCGGCGGTACCTGCGCGTTCATCGACGCGGAGCACGCCCTCGACGTTGGCTACGCCAGCAAGCTCGGCGTTTCGGTGCCGGACCTGCTGATCTCGCAGCCGGACACGGGCGAGCAGGCCCTGGAAATTGCCGACGCACTGGTGCGCTCGGGGTCGATCGACCTCATCATCATCGACTCGGTTGCGGCGCTGGTGCCGAAGGCCGAAATCGAAGGCGAAATGGGCGACTCGCTGCCGGGGCTGCAAGCGCGTCTGATGTCTCAGGCACTGCGCAAGCTGACGGGCACGATCAAACGTACGAACTGCACGGTGATCTTCATCAACCAGATCCGTATGAAGATCGGCGTGATGTTCGGCAACCCGGAGACGACGACCGGCGGTAACGCGCTGAAGTTCTACTCATCGGTGCGTCTGGACATCCGTCGTATCGGTTCGATCAAGAAGGGCGACGAGGTGGTCGGTAACGAAACCCGCGTCAAGGTTGTGAAGAACAAGGTGTCGCCGCCGTTCCGCGAAGCGATTTTCGATATCCTTTACGGTCAGGGGATTTCGCGCGAAGGCGAAATCATCGATCTGGGCGTCAATGCGAAGATCGTTGAGAAGGCTGGCGCCTGGTACAGCTACAACGGCGAGAAGATCGGCCAGGGTAAGGACAACGCGCGCGAGTTCCTGCGCGAAAATCCGGACATCGCCCACGAAATCGAGAACAAGGTGCGTGCATCGCTGGGGGTGACGGCGATCAACGAAACCGGTGAGATCGAAGAAGACGACGAGGCTTAA
- a CDS encoding sensor histidine kinase, with translation MRLSFRHPHRTTPADPHASAPAADAADPLDPYADPFVRPGFGAPLEREAEPPPRSLFGEILDWMLAPLLLLWPMSIAVTYLVAKSIANGPFDRALETNTYVLAQQVHSDRGQVTLTLPMPARDLLRADATDNVYFQVLGAKGELVGGTAELPLPHEDDRPQPGVVQFRDETVGGNDIRVAFTYVDLPRMEPPGSMALVQVAETLDKRSQLANEIIKGVILPQFVILPLAIVLVWFGLSRGLAPLHALQEHIRARRPDDLSPLEARQAPPEIAPLVNSLNDLLGRLEQNMKLQQRFIADAAHQLKTPLAGLRMQAELALRQTSPDELRRSLSQIAVSSEQAARLVNQLLALARAENSANDAAAFTPLNLSLLARSAMQDWFQAAFAKRIDLGFEEPPFPVHLSGQPVMLRELLNNLIDNAIRYTPAGGKVTVRLRHEASDGFVHLEVEDTGPGIPVPERPRVFERFYRILGSDSDGSGLGLAIVREIVQIHRGDVSVLDHVDAQHPEATGTLIRVTLPLAEVPIENPHA, from the coding sequence ATGCGTCTGAGCTTTCGTCATCCCCATCGCACCACGCCTGCGGACCCGCACGCCTCTGCCCCTGCCGCAGACGCCGCCGATCCGCTCGACCCCTACGCCGATCCCTTCGTACGCCCCGGCTTCGGCGCGCCGCTGGAGCGCGAAGCGGAGCCTCCGCCACGCTCGCTGTTCGGCGAGATTCTCGACTGGATGCTCGCGCCGTTGCTGCTGCTTTGGCCAATGAGCATTGCCGTGACGTATCTCGTCGCAAAGTCGATCGCCAACGGGCCGTTCGACCGGGCGCTGGAAACGAATACTTACGTCCTCGCCCAGCAAGTTCACTCGGATCGCGGACAGGTCACCCTCACACTGCCGATGCCCGCGCGCGACCTGCTGCGCGCCGATGCCACCGACAACGTCTACTTTCAGGTGCTTGGCGCGAAGGGAGAACTCGTGGGCGGCACGGCCGAACTGCCGTTGCCTCATGAAGACGACCGGCCGCAACCGGGCGTCGTCCAGTTCCGGGACGAGACAGTGGGCGGCAACGACATTCGCGTGGCGTTCACTTATGTCGATCTGCCGCGCATGGAACCGCCGGGCAGCATGGCGCTCGTGCAGGTTGCGGAGACGCTCGACAAGCGCAGCCAGTTGGCGAACGAGATCATCAAGGGCGTGATCCTGCCGCAGTTCGTGATCTTGCCACTGGCCATCGTGCTCGTGTGGTTCGGCCTGTCACGCGGCCTTGCCCCGCTGCATGCGTTGCAGGAACACATCCGCGCCCGTCGCCCGGACGATCTGTCGCCGCTCGAAGCGCGTCAGGCGCCGCCGGAAATCGCACCGCTCGTCAATTCGTTGAACGATCTGCTCGGACGTCTCGAACAGAACATGAAACTCCAGCAGCGCTTCATCGCCGACGCCGCACATCAACTGAAGACGCCGCTTGCCGGGTTGCGCATGCAGGCCGAACTCGCACTGCGTCAGACCTCGCCCGACGAATTGCGCCGCTCGCTCTCGCAGATCGCCGTCAGTTCCGAACAGGCCGCCCGTCTGGTCAATCAGTTGCTCGCACTGGCGCGTGCGGAAAACAGCGCGAACGACGCTGCCGCGTTCACCCCTCTGAATCTCAGCCTGCTGGCCCGCAGCGCCATGCAGGACTGGTTTCAGGCCGCGTTCGCGAAGCGGATCGATCTCGGCTTCGAAGAGCCGCCGTTCCCGGTGCACCTGTCCGGTCAGCCGGTAATGCTGCGCGAGTTGCTCAACAACCTCATCGACAACGCGATCCGTTACACGCCCGCTGGCGGCAAGGTGACCGTGCGCTTGCGCCATGAGGCCTCCGACGGTTTCGTCCATCTCGAAGTGGAGGACACCGGTCCCGGCATTCCTGTCCCGGAACGACCACGCGTGTTCGAGCGCTTCTATCGCATTCTCGGCAGCGACAGCGACGGCAGCGGGCTGGGTCTGGCCATCGTGCGCGAGATCGTGCAGATTCATCGCGGCGATGTCAGCGTGCTCGATCACGTCGACGCGCAGCACCCCGAAGCAACCGGCACCCTCATTCGTGTGACGTTACCGCTCGCCGAGGTGCCTATCGAAAACCCTCATGCGTGA